In Helicobacter bilis, a genomic segment contains:
- a CDS encoding DNA cytosine methyltransferase: MRYGTHIFNEKFAIIGQKMTFIDFCSGIGGGRLGLESCGLKCLGFSEIDRAAIKTYKTFFNTSNELELGDLTQINPQSLPDFDLLVSGFPCQSFSIVGKREGLENKEKGQIIFYLAEILKAKQPSFFILENVKGWLNHNKGQTLKEILKLLESCGYQVFHKLLNSLDFALAQARERVYFVGIRKDKKRDFSFSLFTNNLNKRLNYA; encoded by the coding sequence GTGCGTTATGGGACGCATATTTTTAATGAGAAATTTGCGATTATAGGGCAAAAGATGACTTTTATAGATTTTTGTAGTGGTATTGGCGGGGGGCGTTTGGGGCTAGAATCTTGTGGTTTGAAATGCTTGGGTTTTAGTGAGATTGATAGAGCAGCCATTAAAACTTACAAAACTTTTTTTAATACTTCAAATGAGCTAGAACTCGGCGATTTAACGCAGATTAATCCACAATCTTTGCCTGATTTTGATTTGCTTGTTTCTGGTTTTCCTTGTCAAAGCTTTAGTATTGTTGGCAAAAGAGAGGGCTTAGAGAATAAAGAAAAAGGGCAGATTATTTTTTATCTTGCTGAGATTCTAAAGGCTAAACAACCTAGTTTTTTTATCTTAGAAAATGTTAAAGGTTGGCTCAATCATAATAAAGGACAAACGCTAAAAGAGATTCTAAAACTTTTAGAATCTTGTGGCTATCAAGTTTTTCATAAGCTTTTAAATAGCCTTGATTTTGCCTTAGCCCAAGCTAGAGAGAGAGTATATTTTGTAGGGATTAGAAAGGATAAAAAGCGTGATTTTAGTTTTAGTCTATTTACAAATAATTTAAATAAAAGGCTAAACTATGCCTAA
- a CDS encoding iron-sulfur cluster assembly scaffold protein, whose translation MAKNDLIGGALWDAYSNKVSERMDNPTHLGVLTQKDADEKGAKLIVADYGAEACGDAVRLYWLVDSNDTIIDAKFKSFGCGTAIASSDMMVELCLGKKVQDAVKITNLDVEHALRDDPDTPAVPGQKMHCSVMAYDVIKKAAGIYLGKDAADFESEIIVCECARVSLSTIKEVIRLNDLKSVEDITNYTKAGAFCKSCIKPGGHEEREYYLVDILAEVRAEMDKESVKKVADKGGDIAFAEMTMVQKVKAIDKVIDANIRPMLMMDGGDMEILDIKDTSDGFIDVYIRYLGACSGCASGATGTLYAIESVLQEQLDSKIRVLPI comes from the coding sequence ATGGCAAAGAATGACTTAATCGGTGGTGCGTTATGGGACGCATATTCAAACAAAGTAAGCGAAAGAATGGATAATCCCACACATTTGGGCGTTTTGACACAAAAGGACGCTGATGAAAAGGGTGCAAAGCTCATCGTGGCAGACTATGGCGCAGAGGCGTGTGGCGATGCGGTGCGGCTGTATTGGCTTGTGGATAGCAATGACACAATCATTGACGCGAAGTTTAAAAGCTTTGGCTGTGGGACGGCGATTGCAAGTAGTGATATGATGGTAGAACTCTGCCTTGGCAAAAAGGTGCAAGACGCGGTAAAAATCACCAACCTTGATGTAGAGCACGCCTTGCGTGATGACCCTGATACACCGGCTGTGCCGGGGCAGAAAATGCACTGCTCTGTTATGGCGTATGATGTGATTAAAAAAGCAGCAGGAATCTATCTAGGTAAGGACGCAGCGGACTTTGAGAGTGAAATCATCGTGTGTGAATGTGCGAGGGTAAGCCTATCTACCATTAAAGAAGTGATAAGGCTAAATGATTTAAAAAGTGTAGAAGACATTACCAACTACACAAAAGCAGGGGCGTTTTGTAAAAGCTGTATTAAGCCCGGCGGACACGAGGAAAGGGAATATTATTTGGTAGATATACTTGCTGAAGTAAGGGCTGAAATGGATAAAGAATCTGTGAAAAAAGTCGCTGATAAAGGCGGAGACATCGCATTTGCTGAAATGACAATGGTGCAAAAGGTAAAGGCGATTGATAAAGTCATTGATGCAAATATCCGCCCTATGCTTATGATGGATGGGGGCGATATGGAGATTTTAGACATTAAGGATACAAGCGATGGCTTCATTGATGTGTATATCCGCTATCTTGGGGCGTGTAGCGGCTGTGCGAGTGGGGCAACAGGCACACTCTATGCCATAGAATCTGTGTTGCAAGAGCAGCTAGATTCTAAAATTAGAGTATTGCCGATATGA
- a CDS encoding DUF3883 domain-containing protein — protein MPKIAIKNRDQLIICGLFLAKFDTLAYRSLGFSSFIEAFNILGLSLQGKPSNIKNYRDEFDPYFDNARKGWQRDLRAYTRIIFDQYKDMEFDPFKNLVSSFLIENYEEKLQVNEFLDSKIESSFIKRVATGKAAEQYFRDNFMQYFKDFSLFDGRDFGCGFDFKMQNEKDFYCVEVKGLNEISGNFMLTEKEYNVAQSLQDKYCLYIVSNLKEKPRENVFFNPIKCFNFAKQSRQITQTSYQGSFNV, from the coding sequence ATGCCTAAAATTGCAATAAAAAACAGGGATCAATTAATTATTTGCGGTTTGTTTCTTGCAAAATTTGATACATTGGCTTATAGGTCGCTAGGCTTTTCTAGCTTTATAGAGGCTTTTAATATTTTGGGACTTTCTTTGCAAGGAAAGCCTAGTAATATCAAAAACTACAGAGATGAGTTTGATCCATATTTTGATAATGCTAGAAAAGGTTGGCAGAGAGATTTAAGGGCTTATACAAGAATAATTTTTGATCAGTATAAAGATATGGAATTTGACCCTTTTAAAAATCTAGTTTCTAGCTTTTTGATTGAAAATTATGAAGAAAAATTGCAAGTAAATGAATTTCTAGATTCTAAAATAGAATCTAGTTTTATTAAAAGAGTAGCAACAGGCAAAGCCGCAGAGCAGTATTTTAGGGATAATTTTATGCAATACTTTAAAGATTTTTCTTTGTTTGATGGTAGAGATTTTGGCTGTGGGTTTGACTTTAAAATGCAAAATGAAAAAGATTTTTACTGCGTTGAAGTGAAAGGGTTAAATGAGATAAGTGGGAATTTTATGCTAACAGAAAAAGAATATAATGTTGCACAAAGTTTGCAGGATAAATATTGCCTTTATATTGTAAGTAATCTCAAGGAAAAACCTAGAGAAAATGTATTTTTTAATCCCATAAAATGCTTTAATTTTGCCAAGCAGAGTAGGCAAATCACACAAACAAGCTATCAAGGAAGTTTTAATGTATAA